AGGTAAATTTAAAAGAGTTATAGGACGTAATGATTATTTTAATAGAAACATTCTTATAGTAGAGTATACAAAGAGGTGATACGCTTGTTAGACCATGATATTCAAATTAAGCCAAAACTAAAAAAAGAGTTAAACTCTGATGAAATGCTTAAGCTTATCTTTGATTATGCTAGTAAAATAGCAAATGAGTCAAGACTCGATAATCTATTACAATTAATGACTGACCTTGGACGGGAAATTGTCGTAGCCGATCGTTGTACGATTTGGTTGCTCGATCATGAAACGAATGAGCTATGGACGAAGGTAGCACACGGCATTCAGGAGATTCGTATTCCTGCGAGCACTGGAGTAGTAGGACATGTAGTGCAAACCGAAAAACCGTATTTTACAGATGATGCATACACGGACCCGAACTTTAACCAGAATGTTGACAAACAAACCGGATATCGAACCAAGGCGATGTTGGCACTACCTTTATATAATAATGAAGGACAAATTTTAGGGGCTTACCAAACAGTAAACAAGTTGACAAAGGAACAGGTTTTTTCTCAGAAAGATATTGATAACTTGAAAATGGTAGCTTCTTACTCAGAGAAATCGCTCGTCAATGCATTATTAAATGAAGAAATAGAAAAAACGCAAAAAGAAATTATCTTCTTAATGGCTGAAATCGGTGAAAGCCGTTCAAAGGAAACAGGAAATCACGTCAAGCGAGTTGCTGAGTACTCAAAAGAGTTAGCTCTATTGTATGGGATGAGCGAAGAAGAAGCAGAACTGATTAAGATGGCATCGCCAATGCACGATATTGGGAAGGTTGCCATACCCGATGCAGTGTTGAAAAAGCCAGGAAAACTTACGGATGAAGAGTTTGACATTATGAAAAGTCACTCAGACATTGGATATCAATTACTAGCGCACTCCAATCGTAAGATATTAAAAGCTTCCGCAATCATTGCTCATCAACACCATGAAAAATGGAATGGCAAAGGTTACCCAAATGGCCTTAAAGGGGAGGAAATACATATATATGGTAGAATCAGCGCCATAGGAGATGTATTTGACGCCCTTGCTAGCGATAGATGCTATAAGCCAGCTTGGGAGCTAGATCGTGTATATAACCTTTTTAAGGAAGAAAGCGGAGAGCACTTCGATCCTAAATTGACCCAATTATTCATTGATAACTTCGATAAATTTGTGGAAATTAAAGAGCGATATAAGGATGAAGATACTACTGCTACATTGGAAAAGGCGACCTAATATAGGTCGCCTTAAAGTGTAATAATTGCCGCGATACTTTACTTTATGCTTTTGAAAAACAAATTAAACGATGTAAGCCCTACCTCTCAAACATTCTTACGGCTCCAAAGCCGATCCAGGTGAATAATTATCAAATTGAACATGGTGGTAAAATACATTATTACGTGAGTACTTGTTTGTGCACACCGAACAAATATAGCACTAATGATAAATTATACCATAAACTTATAATAAGTCAAATCAGGTAAGAATTTAGGTCAATTTCTTAAAGTTTAGTTAAGTGAAATTAAGTAAAGTTGTAAACACAAGTTTAATATAATGATAATATTAGTAAAAAGAAACAATATACTTTGATATAATCGA
The DNA window shown above is from Desulfuribacillus stibiiarsenatis and carries:
- a CDS encoding HD domain-containing phosphohydrolase, which produces MIRLLDHDIQIKPKLKKELNSDEMLKLIFDYASKIANESRLDNLLQLMTDLGREIVVADRCTIWLLDHETNELWTKVAHGIQEIRIPASTGVVGHVVQTEKPYFTDDAYTDPNFNQNVDKQTGYRTKAMLALPLYNNEGQILGAYQTVNKLTKEQVFSQKDIDNLKMVASYSEKSLVNALLNEEIEKTQKEIIFLMAEIGESRSKETGNHVKRVAEYSKELALLYGMSEEEAELIKMASPMHDIGKVAIPDAVLKKPGKLTDEEFDIMKSHSDIGYQLLAHSNRKILKASAIIAHQHHEKWNGKGYPNGLKGEEIHIYGRISAIGDVFDALASDRCYKPAWELDRVYNLFKEESGEHFDPKLTQLFIDNFDKFVEIKERYKDEDTTATLEKAT